The Vespula pensylvanica isolate Volc-1 chromosome 14, ASM1446617v1, whole genome shotgun sequence sequence TCTTGAGGCCACAGTGTTTCTACAGATAATCATATAGAAATAACAttgtttttatgtaaaatatatcaaattactAAAGAGCTTTTGAAAAAGTGTAATCtttctaaacaaatataaacttGAAATATACATAAGCACAACTTGAACAAGCatcaaatatattctattgtaatatttaaaaataattttgttaatcttaaaataattttatatataaatattaattatcttttcctttttattcacGACGAAGATTTTCAAGTCTTGCTTGTAGATCAGCATCAGCATCTGCAAGATTTCCTCCGTCGTCATTCCCTGCAGTAGTTGCAACTGGTTTTTTTGATCCTGCTATACTTAAAGAACCAGAAGCTTGAGGAAGGCCAGACAATTGATCTGTTAATTGTAAACCCAATTCATCTAGCACTTGGGATACAACAGCATCGCTGTAACCATAAATAAGTAGATGATACATGCCCATTTTATTTTGAACAATATTAATGTACAGGGTTATGttaaacttatatttatagtaataaGATCATTTTTAGTAAATAAGATCAGAATATCTAAATTTGATATTACCTTTCTTCCTCATCTCCTTCATCTTCCATTGCATCGTCTATAGCatcattcattatttcttccttcatgTCCATTATTTCAGATTGCTTTTCAAATTCTTgcaaaattttttgtatttgagGTAAATTTAATTGTCTgtaagtaaattataataatttaaaaaatagtcttttttagaatatataatttatataaccaCAATAGGAATATGTTAGTACTTATTCATATTCTGCATTGCTTTCGTAACACCTTTCATTGCTTGAGCCATAGTGTTTTGAGAACGTAATGTctgaatttttaaagaaactgCCTGTATATTTGCTTTCATTAACATAAATTTCTTTACATATCGTCTAGTCCTAACAAGATCCTTGGCCATGATTTTAACAGCATCCTGTgaacattaaatttaataataatataacagtaataaatgtttatcttAACTTTACGAAAATATAgcttttaaaaacttttataatatttataccaTCTGTCCATCTTTTGCaagtttttttatatctactataattttcttttcttgctgttccattctcattctttctctgtcaAGATCACGCATTGCTTTATTTAATGCTCGTTGATTTTTCCTGAGCATTTCTTCAGGAGTTATACGTTTTCCGAACAACCACTCCATacctaataaaatattttataaaacaaaatatacattgacaaataatattgtaaatgtcttatacatacttatttatttttttagaattttatataatccttGATTTTTGTATTTGACTAGAATAATTCACCAAACTGCATAGGAGTTATACATATAGCAATTCTATAGAAAAACTTgctatatgttataataaaagtataaaagttgTCAAGTTATAGAAGAGTAAATAAACGCAATATGCCCATGGATTTTTcctataaacatataatacataataaattaattttttcatattcaatACTTAACTTTAAATGACATTACAATTTTGTTATTAGTActtttaaattacttttttaatttatttacttgcaAAATGCATCACGCATCATATGTCACTATCTTatgatgatttttaattttatatatatatatatatatatatatatatatatatatacttatgcgGTTATTACCATGTAACAGAATGAAATTATCCAAACAGGCAATTAGTTTTGATGATTGGTTcaccaatgaaatatttatggaTGAAAATAGGACTAAcagataataatgattattaatctACTAGCATAATAAAGTTGTGAAAGGATTTTTGATCTTTTCTATTGAATGAAAGTTATggtataatatacaaatttttcaatactcttcacgatgataaaaaattatattgacaTGTAAATGATGACAAAAAGGTAAAATAAGCGAAAAATTTGATGTACGATTTGACAATCATAACCGCCAGGAAACTAGTGAACGTATGAAATTCACTgtaatatccttttttttacgttttccaATATATTTGGAtcattacgtttttttttttttttatattaacatatgTTACACTTACTATAAAATAGTGTTTTTGTAAATACTGTCATTAAAGAACACAATACAGTTAACAACTTTATCTTTAAATCGTTAAGTATAGCAGTGTTCTCTTTAAAGGATGAACACATACCATAATGACGCATATCTCAAAGTGGCAGATAGTAGAAACATAAGTTATATATcagtatttaatataattaaattctctAAACTATAAAAGTGagtttcttaaaatttattaaccaatgataaaataagatgTAATAACCAATCTACGAACACTTATATAAATCGTAATCGTggattgataatttttataacaatgttTCTTAAAATTACCAATGAAATCGTAAGCATTGCTTGCATTTTTATCGCTCATGAAAAATCGCCATAAAATGGCCGCAAccgaagagaaatttttttacgcGTTTATTAAGATTTCGATTAATCGTCATAAAATTCCTTTGCTCTCATCGATTACAAGatgcaaaattatattttaaatttaaagaaaagaatacactTCTATCGTAATAATGAAATGTCGACAGCCATTTTTAAGTTTCGACTAAATTGGACAATAACTGCGATGTTTTTAGAAATGTCATTTACATGATTGTTTATCCGCCATTTTGTTTTACTGCCGTACGCGCAGTTTTTAGTGGCATTGTGGCTTGctttaatatgaatttatgtCATTGAACTTGATCGAATTGGGTTTTGCGCCcttatatttacaaatcttGCAAAAAAACGTGCTCTCTGAATAATGTGAAAATCATATTATTGGGGCGATACCATAATGACAATCCGTGAGAAGGTGCCCCGTCTTTTGACCCAGCTTTCCTGACTTTTGAGGCCAAATGGCGATTACCAAATAAAACGGATGATTTTCGCCCCATTTGTCAAGTAAGTTTAGAACAAATATTACTGGTTAATATCAAAATCTAAGAAATTGTGTCTATTGAATCCGTACAAATGTTTCTCTACATGAGCGACCTCAAAGATAATTTGAATCGTGATACTTTATATCGACACAGCTATTGGCTTAAATTAAAACGTAGTCTGTGTTAGACTAGATTTCTCCAAAACATTGTAAgatctttttcaatattagaCAAACTTACAATTATAATTGTCTgtgatattacaattattatgtttatgaaaatattatgtagGCTATGTCTAACATTATTGACACTTTTGTGTTACACCAACATGTAAATCATAACACTTCAGGGACGTTCAGAATTTCATAAGTTACTCTTTAAGTAggtattttatctttatgtatgttatacgtgaaaaatataattctaatatatatttatataagaaaaacttACATAattcattactttttatcatataatatattgttcgACAAAGTTATATTtaggttattattattcctatatttcatttctaaataaatgtACATGACTTGCAagagaatataaattgttattgtatttattgtGGTACCGttaatatgtttttatcaaaaagaaataatatattataagtttGTATTAAAGcaacgttaaataatttttaatgatcgattaataattattaattccaaAATACTTGTATGCTTTTTAGAATGTCAGGGCAGAGTGGTGGACATAAATTACGTTTGTCCAAACTTAACGAACAACTAACATGTAAATTATGCGGTGGTTACTTCATTGATGCTACCACCATTATTGAATGCTTGCACTCGTGTAagtgattttttattaacatattcCAATAgacatatttgttttatttaattataattatatatatatatttttaaatataattataaatacttttgcattatatatttgttttagtTTGTAGAAGTTGCATAGTAAAATATTTGGAGAATAACAAATATTGTCCAATTTGCGAAGTGCAGGTCCATAAAAGTAAACCTTTGTTGAATATTAGACCAGATTACACATTGCAGGATATTGTTTATAAGCTTGTACCCGGTTGCTATCAAagtaagattattaattacttgtatggaaatataaaaagaatctatacttacttatacatttataaatatattattatattttagacGAAATGCGATGTAGaagagaattttattcgaagcATACAGAAGAACGAAGTCAAGTACTGTCTCCTGAAGCACGCGGAGAACCTATAGAATCACACATATATTCACCGGATGAATCTCTCAGTCTttcattacaatattttaatccACAGTCAAAAGATACTAGTGATGCAAATATAACCAAGGAAGCAGTTGCAAAGTTGTTACCACGTAGATATCTTCGTTGTCCAGCTGCAGTAACAGTATTTCATTTACAGAAATTAATCAGGGCTAAGTACGGACTCCGTGATGCACATAGAGtcgatataatgtataaagaGGAACCATTGAATGGAAGTTATACATTAATGGATGTcatgtatatttatcattgGAGGCGGGTGAGTAATTGTTTGTtgattattcaaattatttaaattttaattatatatgtgtgatacAATATGAtgataaattcaataaagatattgtatatatatatatatatatatatgttaatttcAGAAAGTGCCATTACATCTAAGTTACAGAATATTTGAATCTTCTccaaaacgaataaaattatcagaGGATAACATTAACTATAAAAAGTCGCTTATTAACACTGGAATAGATTATATAGAAGCAGAAAATCAACAATTGAATCGTGAATGGAAAGaagttcaattaaaaatatctgaaGCAGGTGTGATGAGTATTACTGATATATCGAATCCAGGGTTAAAGAGAAGTACAAGAATAGAAGAAGTGAGAGATCAAGTAGGCCTGGAAGGGATTATATCGACTGTTGAAACTACACATAAAACTGAAACATTGTTGACAAATTTAACTTGTAATAAAACTATCGAAGATACAACGCAGGCTATGCTAGAAAGCGACATGCATGTTATAAAaagttctaatatttttttgaatttgaaAAACTCTCCATCTACTGCAGCAAGTGACCTTATTTCTGAAACAGATTCGACAAGTTCTTTAAATGCTGCTTGTGCTCCCATTCATAATTCGCAAAGGGTAAACCCCGAGATGAAGACCCTTAAACATACACAAGACATTAGTACAACTGTAAAAACTGTACAAGAAACGGATGATGCTACATTGAATAATAACATACATACTTCACCTTCGCATGCAGAAAAAAGTCCAGTGCATGTTCATAAAACATCAAATCCAGTAGAGGAAAGCAAAAACGAAACAGACCATATTAATACTGTAAATGTAGAAAGTAAAGAATTGCCagtaattaatatcaataataatattagtacaGGCACAAGTGAGAAGTTTCATATGAAAAGTGATGTAAAAACAGTAAACACAGGATCAAAGATCGATGCACTAAGTGCGAAATTACAGTTTCAACCAAAAGTAagtcatattaataatacatattcaaagaaagagaaaaaagaaaagaaggtgtATTCGCATAGTGACAAAAAATTAGATACAAAACAATCAGAACAAATACCATCTATGGACATGAAGAATTTGCTGGATAATCATAATACAAAAACACGAACAAATACTACAATATCTGTATCGAAAGTGACAACTTCGCAAAGTACAATAGTGCAACAAAATCAAACTGGGTCCTCAACGGCACAACAtacaaattcattaatttcctCTTCTGCAATTGCAGTTTCTAATGTGCAAGAAACATCTGAGAAAAATACGTCGACACAGTGTAGTCAAAATGCAGCAGTCACTGTACAACAAGCTTTAAGTTTACTCGACCAAAGGATAAATACTTCAGAACGGTCTTCCATAGAGTCTACTGTAGAAGTAAGTCAACTAACAAACGCGAATGCGAATGTGAAAGTACAACAAGTACAGAATAACAACAACACGTTATTAAATGAAAGCCCTACATGTCTTAATCATAATATAACAACACCCGCAACGAGTCAAACAACTTTAACGTTTCCATATACAGTCCAGGATATAGTGAATACTACGAT is a genomic window containing:
- the LOC122634064 gene encoding charged multivesicular body protein 2a; protein product: MEWLFGKRITPEEMLRKNQRALNKAMRDLDRERMRMEQQEKKIIVDIKKLAKDGQMDAVKIMAKDLVRTRRYVKKFMLMKANIQAVSLKIQTLRSQNTMAQAMKGVTKAMQNMNKQLNLPQIQKILQEFEKQSEIMDMKEEIMNDAIDDAMEDEGDEEESDAVVSQVLDELGLQLTDQLSGLPQASGSLSIAGSKKPVATTAGNDDGGNLADADADLQARLENLRRE